A region of Centropristis striata isolate RG_2023a ecotype Rhode Island chromosome 17, C.striata_1.0, whole genome shotgun sequence DNA encodes the following proteins:
- the plaa gene encoding phospholipase A-2-activating protein encodes MASSNSYKLRCSIPGHEMDVRGLASAFFPEGSFVSVSRDRTGRIWVPNSSPDNGFTEMHSMVGHSNFVSCVCIIAPSETYPRGLIATGGNDNKICVFTLDQSQPLFTLTGHKNTVCTLSSGKFGTLLSGSWDTTAKVWLNEKCMMTLQGHTAAVWAVVILPEQGLMLSGSADKTIKLWKAGRCEKTFTGHEDCVRGLAVISNTEFFSCSNDASIRRWLVTGECVQVYYSHTNYIYSIAVFPNSQDFVSTGEDRTLRIWKEGECSQTIRLPAQSVWCCCILPNGDIAIGASDGIIRIFTEAEDRMASAEDLQAFEDELSKATIDPKTGDLGDIKMEDLPGREHLNEPGNRDGQTRLIKEGQKVEAYQWSVSDGRWMKIGDVVGGSNQKTSKSVMYEGKEYDYVFTIDVNEGGPSMKLPYNVSEDPWLTAHNFLQKNDLSPMFLDQVANFIIENTKGHVVGPAMPAGGDPFTGGARYIPGASDDGPGAGADPFTGSGRYIPGSGPNQSAPVGVADPFTGGGAYSSAALRQTATNIYFPKTDGVTFEQANFLQIIAKLKELNGGAPQEHKLSEEILESLERLLVSVCEPSSSQSPPTIQEINLLWKASHWPEDIVFPVLDIMRLAVRHPQVNETLCGEAEGVQLCNHLLSLMRPEGRPANQMLALRTLCNCFGGRHGRALLMAQRETVLSRAADLANVCNKNIHIALATLVLNYAGCLHSQPDLEAKAQCLSVASRALETVQDKEAVFRLLVALGTTVASDQTAQDLARSLGVNSQISKYSSVSDPSKVAECCQLVLKELQ; translated from the exons ATGGCATCATCTAATTCATATAAACTCAGGTGCTCTATCCCGGGCCACGAAATGGACGTTAGGGGACTCGCATCTGCTTTTTTTCCAGAGGGATCTTTCGTGTCTGTGTCCAGAGACCGAACCGGAAGAATCTGGGTACCAAACTCAAG CCCAGACAATGGTTTCACAGAGATGCATAGTATGGTTGGCCACTCAAATTTTGTTTCCTGTGTATGCATCATTGCACCCAGTGAAACATATCCTCGAGGACTTATTGCCACAGGtggaaatgataataaaatatgtgTCTTCACACTGGACCAATCACAGCCACTGTTCACTCTCACTGGTCACAAAAACACAG TTTGCACTCTTTCATCTGGGAAGTTTGGGACTCTTTTGAGCGGCTCCTGGGACACTACAGCTAAAGTCTGGCTCAATGAGAAGTGCATGATGACACTACAG GGCCACACTGCAGCTGTGTGGGCTGTGGTTATCTTACCTGAACAGGGCCTTATGCTGTCTGGATCAGCAGATAAGACCATAAAGCTTTGGAAAGCTGGCCGCTGTGAGAAGACGTTTACAG GCCATGAGGACTGTGTAAGAGGACTGGCAGTGATCAGCAACACAGAGTTCTTCTCTTGCAGCAATGACGCTAGTATCAGGAGGTGGCTGGTGACTGGCGAATGTGTACAGGTCTATTACAGCCACACCAACTACATCTACAGCATAGCGGTCTTCCCCAATAGCCAAG attttgtaagcacaggagaggacaggacttTAAGGATATGGAAGGAGGGAGAGTGCTCTCAGACCATCCGCCTGCCTGCCCAGTCTGTCTGGTGCTGCTGTATTCTACCTAATGGGGATATAGCCATTGGGGCCAG TGATGGCATTATCCGCATATTTACGGAAGCTGAGGACCGCATGGCCAGTGCAGAAGACCTGCAGGCTTTTGAAGATGAACTCTCCAAAGCCACCATTGACCCCAAGACAGGCGACCTTGGAGACATCAAAATGGAGGACCTTCCTGGAAGGGAACACCTTAATGAGCCTG GAAATCGTGACGGACAGACGCGTCTTATTAAAGAAGGACAGAAGGTGGAGGCATATCAGTGGAGTGTCAGCGATGGGCGCTGGATGAAAATCGGAGATGTGGTTGGAGGCTCAAACCAAAAGACCTCCAAGAGCGTGATGTATGAAGGAAAG GAATACGATTACGTCTTCACCATTGACGTGAATGAAGGAGGGCCGTCCATGAAGCTGCCTTACAACGTGTCAGAGGACCCCTGGCTGACAGCGCACAACTTTTTGCAGAAGAATGACCTCAGCCCCATGTTCCTCGACCAGGTTGCCAATTTTATAATAGAGAACACCAAAGGACATGTAGTGGGACCAGCCATGCCCGCTGGTGGTGACCCATTCACTG GAGGAGCTCGTTATATCCCCGGGGCTTCTGATGATGGGCCAGGTGCTGGAGCTGATCCGTTCACAG GCTCCGGTCGTTACATCCCAGGGTCAGGTCCAAACCAAAGTGCTCCTGTAGGTGTGGCAGATCCCTTCACAG GGGGAGGTGCCTACTCCTCAGCAGCCCTCAGACAGACAGCAACCAACATCTACTTTCCCAAGACTGATGGTGTGACCTTTGAGCAAGCCAATTTCTTGCAGATCATTG CCAAATTAAAGGAGCTGAATGGAGGTGCCCCTCAGGAACACAAGCTTTCCGAAGAAATTCTGGAAAGCCTTGAGAGGTTGCTGGTGTCTGTCTGTGAGCCCAGCTCCTCCCAGTCACCACCAACCATCCAAGAGATCAACCTGCTGTGGAAGGCCTCTCACTGGCCTGAAG ACATCGTGTTTCCAGTCCTGGACATTATGAGGCTGGCAGTGCGCCACCCACAGGTTAACGAGACCCTCTGTGGAGAGGCAGAGGGAGTCCAGCTGTGCAACCACCTGCTGAGCCTGATGAGGCCTGAGGGGCGTCCCGCCAATCAGATGCTGGCGCTGCGGACTCTGTGTAACTGCTTTGGTGGCAGGCACGGCCGAGCCCTCCTCATGGCCCAGCGTGAAACGGTGCTATCACGTGCTGCCGACCTGGCCAATGTCTGCAACAAGAACATCCACATTGCTCTGGCCACTCTGGTGCTTAACTACGCTGGCTGCCTGCACAGCCAACCCGACCTCGAGGCCAAGGCCCAGTGCCTGTCGGTGGCCAGTCGAGCTCTGGAGACGGTACAAGATAAGGAGGCTGTGTTTAGGCTGCTGGTGGCCTTGGGAACCACTGTGGCCTCAGACCAGACAGCCCAGGACCTGGCTCGCTCCCTGGGGGTCAACTCTCAGATTTCTAAGTACTCATCAGTGTCTGATCCATCTAAGGTGGCCGAGTGCTGCCAGCTGGTTTTAAAAGAACTACAATGA